The Chryseobacterium phocaeense genome includes the window GTAAGAGGTGTGCTGCTGGATGTAAGCTGAAAATCCCTTGCCACAAAAGCGAAAGATACTCCATCTACATCCTCTGTGGTAGATGTCATTGAGGAACCAACTCCGTTTGCAATTACATCTGCCGTATATCCGGATTGGACCGGCAGTGTTTGGAAATTCTGAGCACTCATTGTAGAAGCAGCACAAAAAGCCACAAAAGGCATAGCCTTTAATAGTAGATTTGTTTTCATAATTATTATTTATTAGCGTTGAAATTTAATGAAAAAATCAATACAAAATCAATATTTTTGAAAATAAATCAAACATTTATTATTTATATTAAAATATCAACAATAAAACCTTACAAGAAAAGATTAAATTATCGATTAACCAAATGCTTTATTCACATTTTAATATATTATTTTAACAATTTCAGGCATTTTGATATATATATTTATATCAGACATCAATGTATAAGAATGAAAGTTACAGAAAAAGAAAGCAATAATCAATTTTAGTCATCTGATTTTCAGAATAATTTAAAAGCAACCAAAATGAACAACAGGTTATTTTATTATTGGGAAATTAAATCTTATTTTTGCCATACAAATTTTTTGAACAATGCCGAATATTTCAAACAGAGCACAGCATATGCCGGCTTCACCGGTAAGAAAACTGGTTCCTTATGCTTTAAAAGCCAAACAGCAGGGAATAAAAGTATATCACCTTAATATCGGGCAACCCGATATTGAAACACCGGAAACCGCTTTAAATGCTTTAAAAAATATTGACCTTAAAGTATTGGAATATGCACTTTCCGAAGGTAATATAGAATACAGAAAGGCTCTTACGGAGTATTATCATAGTTTAGGATTTGCGGACTTAACTCCTGATAACTTCATCGTTAGCAATGGAGGATCCGAAGCTCTGAATTTTGCTATTTCCACTTTATGTGATGACGGCGACGAGGTGATCATCCCTGAACCTTACTATGCCAATTACAATGGCTTTACCAGTACGTTCAATGTGCATGTGGTGGCAGTTCCGTCTACTATTGATACAGGATTTGCCCTTCCTCCGATTGAAGAATTTGAGAAAAAAATCACAGAAAAAACAAGAGCCATTGTAATCTGCAACCCGGGGAATCCTACAGGATACCTTTACACGCGTGAAGAGCTTCAAAAGCTTGCTGAAATTGCTTTAAAATATGACATCGTTGTGATCTCCGATGAAGTATACAGGGAATATGTATATGACGGAAAACAACAGATATCCATGCTGGATTTTCCTGAACTTAAAGAAAACTGCATCATCATTGATTCAGAATCCAAACGTTATTCAATGTGCGGAGTGAGAATCGGATGTATGGTAACCCGTTCTAAAAAGATTCACGATGCAGCTATGCTTTTTGCGCAGGCAAGACTAAGCCCGGTTCTTTTAGGCCAGATTGCTGCAACGGCTGCACACCAGAATGACGGAGCCTACATCAGATCAGTAAGGGAAGAATATACCCACAGAAGAAATATCCTGGTAGATCTTCTGAATGCTATCCCGGGCGTTATCTGCCCTAAACCAAGAGGTGCATTCTATTGTGTAGCAGAGCTTCCGGTAGATGATACTGAGAAATTTGCACAATGGCTTTTAGAAAAATATTCCCACAATAAAGAAACCATCATGGTAGCTCCTGCCGGAGGTTTCTACAGCGATCCTGAATTAGGTAAAAAGCAGGTAAGAATTGCATACGTGCTGAAAGAGGAAGATCTTAAAAGAAGTGCTGAAATCCTGAAAGATGCTTTAAAGAAATACAGAGAAGAATTCAGTCTCTAAAAATATTACTCATGATGCCGGCACTAAAAAATACCTCCCTGAAGCTTCTGCTTTCAATATTTTTGCTGCCGGCATTTTTTTCCTGTGACAAGAAGAAGGATAACTCCCGCAGTCCTCACAAAAACCCGAATGAAATAACTTTCATCAGTGTATCCGATATCGGGGGAGATCAGGGAGATTATAAGATTATTAAAGTCACCAAAGATTCCATTCATGCAGAAATGGGCATCACAGCCCGCCAGACCCATAAAGAGTGGGATTCTGTCATCAGTGCTCACACCTGGGAGTATCTTATTTCATCTATCAATGTCAAAGACCTTGACGAGATTCAAAGCTCACCAAGCAAGCAGTCTGTGGACGGCATAGACGAAACTTTTCAGATCAGGACTCCGAAAAAGGCTCATATTTATGTGAATTCTTATGCGGATACCATACATTACAAACAACTGAAACAGTTTAAAGAACAACTCACCCTCATTATTCCAAAAGAATACAGATAAACCATGCAAGAAAATTTTTCCTTACAGCCTTTTAATACATTTGGTGTTGATGTCAACGCAAAATATTTTACTGAAGTAGAGACTATTGACGAACTGAAGGACGCCATCCGTTATTCAAAAGAGCATCATCTTTCCGTTTTATTTTTAGGAGGGGGAAGCAATATCCTGCTGACCAGGGATTTCGACGGACTTGCTATAAAACTAAGCCTGAAAGGAATTTCGGAAGAAGATCTTAACGAAAATGAAGTTCTGGTCACTGCAAAAGCTGGGGAAAACTGGCATGAATTCGTATTGTACAGTCTTGAAAAAAATTATGGCGGTCTCGAAAACCTTTCACTGATTCCCGGAAATGTGGGTACCTCACCGATGCAGAATATCGGGGCTTACGGAACGGAGATCAAGGATATTTTTGTAAGCTGTACCGTTCTGGACCTGGAAAATCTTGAGCCCAGAATCTTCGATCTTGAGAATTGTCATTTTGGGTACAGGGATTCTGTATTCAAGCAGGAAGGAAAAGGCAAATATGTGATTCTGGATGTCAGCTTTAAATTAACAAAGAAGAATCACCACATCAAAACAGAATATGGCGCGATAAAGACTGAACTTGAAAATCTGGGAATTACAGATCCTACCATCCAGGATGTTTCGAAAGCTGTTATTCATATCAGACAGAGCAAGCTGCCGGATCCGAAAGAAATCGGAAATGCAGGAAGTTTTTTTAAAAACCCAACGATTCCTCTCATCCAGTTTGAAAATCTGAAACAAAAATTTGAAAATATTCCAGGTTATCCAAATGGAGACATGGTAAAAGTACCTGCAGGATGGCTGATTGAGCAATGCGGATGGAAAGGAAAACAGATTGGAAATGCAGCTTCTCATAAACTTCAGGCATTGGTTATTGTGAATGCAACCGGAAAAGCTACTGGAAAAGAAATTTTTGATTTTTCCACAGAAATTATCAATTCGGTTAAAGAAAAGTTCGGTGTAGAGCTGGAAAGGGAGGTGAATATTATATAAATACGCCTGTATATTATGTAATTTTTTTCCAATTATAATTCTGACTTTTGTCAATTATTTTAATTTATTCTAAATAAGTAATTGATAACATTATAAAATTCAATACTTTTGCGGTCAATTTTATTTAGACAAAATACGAATGACCAGGTTTTTATATTTCGCTTTTCTTCTCCTTTTTTCTACACAGTCCCTGTATGCGCAGGATGAAAAATCTTCAGTAAGCATTAAGGTTTTAAATGAAAGCAACAAAGAGCTAAGCGGAGTTTCTGTTAGTATTGATGAGTCCACAGTCACAACGGATAAAGAAGGAAATACAAATATTCCCCTCTCGAAAGGAAAACATACCATCAAAATTTCGTATCCGGAATATGAGGATAAGGAACTCACAGTAAACATTACTTCCCCTCAGTCTATTACTATTAACCTTAAGCCGGTCAATAAACTGGAAGAGGTTGTTATATTCTCCAAGGAAAGCAAAGGATTAACCACTAAATCCATCATAGACAGACAGGCGATGCAGCATTTGCAGCCGTCAAGTTTTACCGATCTTATGGAACTGCTTCCCGGCGGACTGGCTAAATTCCCTTCTTTAAACGGAGTAAATAAGGCTACTTTAAGAGAAAATACCGGGGGACTTTCGGGGGACAAGTACAGCACCTCATCACTGGGTGTTCAATTTATGGTAGATGACAATATCATCAATTCTAATGCAGATCTGCAGCTTTCAGTAGATCCCAAACAGTTTTTAGAAGGCCCTAAAGGTAGAGAAACCGCTTATTCGGGGGTAGATATGAGAACAATTTCTACAAATGATATTGAAAAAGTAGAGATTATCAGAGGAATTCCCTCAGCATCTTATGGAGACCTTACTTCCGGACTGATCAAAATAGAACGTAAAATAGGACAGTCTCCTTTACAGGCAAGATTCAAGGCGGATGGATACAGCAAACAGTATTACGTAAGCAAAGGATTTAAAATAACGGATAAATGGCAGCTGAGCGCCAGTGCAGATTATCTGGATTCCAAATCTGATCCTACGAATGAATTTGAAAACTTCCAGCGTATCACAGCCTCAATCCGTTCCAAAAAAATATCAAATCTATGGGGCAGACCTTTGGAATGGAGATCTAATATCGATTTTTCGACGAATATTGATAAAATGAAGTATGATCCGGATAACGGATATCCGTCAACGGATAAATATGAATCCACGAATACAAGAATCAGCCTGACCAACAATTTCATTTATCAGCTGGACAAGGCTTCGTTCTTCAACAAACTTACCTTAAATACAGCTATCCGTCAGGGCTTTGAAAAGATTGATCAGGTAAAACTGATCCAGCTCTCCGGGCCTCGCTCATTCTCCTTAGCTACTGAGCAGGGCGAAAATGTAGGATTTTATCCCAACCTCCGGTATGTAGCCAATTTTTCAACAGAAGGAAGACCTCTGGATATCACGGCTTTATTCAAAGCCAATGGAATCAGAAAAACAGGTGGAATTACCCACAACTATGAAGCGGGCCTTGACTGGAGATACTCCAAGAATAACGGAAAAGGTCTCCAATATGATATGAGAACTCCTCCGTCTGCCTCTGTCAATATAGAAAGACCGAGAGCATATGATGAGATTCCGGGATCTAATCTTTTATCTGCTTTTATCGGGGACCAGATGAACTACAGTCTTGATCAGCATAAATTTACTTTATATGCGGGTTTAAGGATGTCTAAAAATTTAGGAATTGATGAATCATTCGCGATCAGTAAAAAAGTTTTCACCGAACCCAGATTGAATTTCCAGTACAATCTTCCGCATCTGATGATCAATAATTATCCTCTGAAGACGGACATTACTTTAGGATATGGTCTTTTCTACAAGCAGCCTACACTTCTGATGCTTTACCCGAATAGGGAATACTGGGATTACACCCAGCTGAATTACTATCATAATGATGAGCAGTACCGCTATGTCAATTTCATGACCTATGTTCAGTCGAGAGAAAATAAGGCTATTGAGGCGGCCAAAAGTATTAAAAAGGAAATCCGTCTTGATCTGAGCTACAGAAACCATGAGCTTTTCGTTACGTATTTTAAAGAAGATATGAATAATGGTTTCCGTAATATGGTTCATACGGCGGCTCATTCTTACAAGCAGTACGATGCTACACAGGTTGATCTCTCCCAATGGACTCCTAACGGGCCGGATCTTACAAACGTACCGTACGAACTAAAAACAAACCTTGGAGAATATCTGGTTACAGAAAACGGAAGTGAAACCTTAAAACAGGGTATTGAATTCGGATATACTTCACCAAGGGTAAAAGCTATTAATACAAGATTTACGTTTACCGGTGCCTGGTTTAAAACCCAGTACAGAAACTCTGTGCCTTTTGCTTTCAAACCGAGTGTATCAATCGGTGTGGGACCATTCCCTTATTACGGAATTTATAAAAATGATGATGGTTATAATAATTCCAACATCAATTACAATTTACTGATTGACACTTATCTTCCAAGCCTGGATCTGATTGTTTCAGCCTCCTTCCAGGGAAGTCTGTATGATCACAGGGTCAATGACAGAAGAATTGCCGAGCCCATTTCCTATTATGGGGCAGATGGCATTATTCACCCTTTTACGGATGCGGACAGAACGGACATCTATAAGCAGTGGCTGGTAAGAAATGTATCCGTAACCGATAATTTAGACAGGTTAACCACTTTTACACTCACTGGAAATATTAAAATAACGAAAAGCATCTATAAAGCCTTAAAGACTTCATTGTTTGTCAACAGGCTTTTTAATTACAGTGCTCCTTATACTTTCAATAATGTAAAAGTGTATAGAAAAGGACTGAACACTCCGTATTTCGGAATGGAATTAAATTATAATTTTTAATATATATCAAAAGAAAACAACATGAAAAAAAGAGTTTTACTATTAAGTTTAGCTGCAATGATGACCGCTACATTTACGGTAACTTCTTGCTCCAGCGATGATGATTTCGGAGTAACCACTGCCCAGAAAGGAGCTTTAACCTTGTCTTTTTCGGGAGATAATATTTCTTCTTACAAAACCCTTGATGTGGAACTGAAAGAAGTGAACACCGGAGCAATCATTAAGCAAACCATACAAAACAAAAACATCCATACTTTTGAGGTTCCTTACGGTTCCTATAAAATTACGGTAAACGGTGTTGTAATTTCCAGCAATGATGAAATTGGCGTAGGTGCATCTGCACAGACTGATATTTCAACAATAATCACTAATCTTGAGATTCCGTTAATATTGAAAAAATTCCATGAGGATTTTATCATTGAAGAAGTATTCTTTACAGGCGTAAAAACCACTGATGGTAAAAACTACAATTCAAGCCGTTACTTCAAATTAACCAACAACACCAAAAAAGTATTGTATGCTGACAAACTTATTCTGGGACAGTCGGAATTTCTCACTACGGATGATAAAAACCCTACTCCATATAGCAAAAACCTTTCATTTGCTGTAAAAGCAGTAATGGTTTTACCGGGAACAGGAACCCAATACCCTGTGCAGCCGGGCGATTTTATCGTTATTGCGGATAATGCCATCAACCATACAGCTAATACAAGTACTGCATATGACCTGCATAATGCCAATTTTGAATTCCCATCTGTAAACCCTACTTTGGGGCAGGTAGACAACCCTTCTGTACCGAATGCAAAGATTATTTATACACAGATGAACTTCAATATGTTCTTCCTTCATGACCGCGGATTTGAAAGTTATATTATCGCACGTTTTCCTGCAGGAGAAGATGAGAATACATTCCTTACAAATTTCAAGTATGATTATACTTACCAGAACAGCGCAGGAGGAGTTACTGCAAAAAGCGCTTATGCTATTCCAAACTCCTGGATAATAGACGGTGTGAACAACAGTATTTCAACAAAGTTCGTACATGTTCTTACTTCAGCCAGTATTGACGGAGGATGGACGTCGGTAGGAACAATAGATAAGGACCCAACCCGCTTCGGAAAGTCGGTAAGACGTAAAGTAGCAGGACAAATGGAAAATGGTAAAAATCTTTATATGGATACCAACAATTCATCCAATGACTTTACCAAAGACTCTGAGCCAAGTCTTAAAAACGGTATTGTACACTAAAGTCAGATTACCTAATTATGCGATATACAAAAGGATCTTTCTTATTCCTGTTGATCGGGTTTTCATTAACGGTAAAAGCTCAGGACAGTCTGAGTCTTTTTAAAACCCTGAATAATCAATACAGCACAGAAAGAAATTTTAAAAATAATTTTTACTATAATCCGGCATCAATGTCGGATTATAGTTCTGTTTCCTTCTCGGAATTCAGTGCCGGATATCATGATAACAATGAAAAAAATTACAGGCAGCAATTAGGAAGCGGCAGCAAAGGCTTAACTGTAGAAGCAAAATCTTTTCAAAAGCTGAAACCCAACCGCTTTGTCTGGGGAAATGCAAGCTATCAGAATTTAAAAATCAATTCCGTGAAATGGAATGAAACTTTAGATTACGACCGTATTGCACCTTACATCACAGCAGATTCCGTAGGAGGAAAATTAAACCTTGAACGCTATCAGTTTGCCGGTGGCTATCTCCAAAAGATGAACCGCTGGACCCTTGCCGGACAGGTAAGTTATGCCGCACAGCTTGGTTACCGTTCAAGAGATCCGAGAATGAAAAGTACAACTTCTGATCTGAAGATCAATGCCGGACTGAACTATAAAATTTTCAGAGCATACGAAATAGGTATTTTCGGTGAATTGAATAAATACATCCAGAACAATTCAGTAAACTTCCAGAGTTTATTGGGAAGACCTTATGTTTATCAGATGTCAGGCTTCGGTTTTTCCAACTATCTCTTCAATGGAGGAACATCACCCAAAAACACATTTGAAGAATTTACTTACAAGGGAGGAATACAGATTTCCGGAAACGGAGGACAGGATTTTTACCTTCAGGCGTCCGCAGGAACAGGTAACAATCTGAAAAGCTATAATGACGGTTCCAATAATTTCTTTGATATTTCTGATCTGAAGAATGAAAACTTTGAAATAGAAGGAGCCAAATTCTTCACCATTCATGAAAAACACAGGTTAGGTTTACTAGTGAATTACAGAGCCTTGAGAAATACCGGTTCCGAATATGGTTATTCTCTGAATACCGTAGCTTTAACCCAAATTTTTAAAAGAGAATCCTTCCGCCGGGAAAATTACGAAACTACTATAAAGGGCTTCTATCAGTACACTAAAGACAATTTTTCAGTTACGGCAGTTCCTTTTTTTGGTCGTGAAGAAATCAAAGAAAGAAGAGTATTCCCGGATGCCGGACAAAAATTTGTGTACTCTTATTTCGGGATTAATGCAGATGTAAAACAGCAGATCAACGAGCGTCAGCTAATAACCTTTCAGCCTTATTTTTCTACAAGAAGCGTAAATAAATCCATCAATGCACTGGCGACTACACCAAACGCCGGAGTAAATGCATGGATTCTTCAGGATTTCAATTTCCAGGCAAGTGATATCACCATATTCGGAGCATCTGTACGATATGATTTTAA containing:
- a CDS encoding pyridoxal phosphate-dependent aminotransferase gives rise to the protein MPNISNRAQHMPASPVRKLVPYALKAKQQGIKVYHLNIGQPDIETPETALNALKNIDLKVLEYALSEGNIEYRKALTEYYHSLGFADLTPDNFIVSNGGSEALNFAISTLCDDGDEVIIPEPYYANYNGFTSTFNVHVVAVPSTIDTGFALPPIEEFEKKITEKTRAIVICNPGNPTGYLYTREELQKLAEIALKYDIVVISDEVYREYVYDGKQQISMLDFPELKENCIIIDSESKRYSMCGVRIGCMVTRSKKIHDAAMLFAQARLSPVLLGQIAATAAHQNDGAYIRSVREEYTHRRNILVDLLNAIPGVICPKPRGAFYCVAELPVDDTEKFAQWLLEKYSHNKETIMVAPAGGFYSDPELGKKQVRIAYVLKEEDLKRSAEILKDALKKYREEFSL
- the murB gene encoding UDP-N-acetylmuramate dehydrogenase — protein: MQENFSLQPFNTFGVDVNAKYFTEVETIDELKDAIRYSKEHHLSVLFLGGGSNILLTRDFDGLAIKLSLKGISEEDLNENEVLVTAKAGENWHEFVLYSLEKNYGGLENLSLIPGNVGTSPMQNIGAYGTEIKDIFVSCTVLDLENLEPRIFDLENCHFGYRDSVFKQEGKGKYVILDVSFKLTKKNHHIKTEYGAIKTELENLGITDPTIQDVSKAVIHIRQSKLPDPKEIGNAGSFFKNPTIPLIQFENLKQKFENIPGYPNGDMVKVPAGWLIEQCGWKGKQIGNAASHKLQALVIVNATGKATGKEIFDFSTEIINSVKEKFGVELEREVNII
- a CDS encoding TonB-dependent receptor; amino-acid sequence: MTRFLYFAFLLLFSTQSLYAQDEKSSVSIKVLNESNKELSGVSVSIDESTVTTDKEGNTNIPLSKGKHTIKISYPEYEDKELTVNITSPQSITINLKPVNKLEEVVIFSKESKGLTTKSIIDRQAMQHLQPSSFTDLMELLPGGLAKFPSLNGVNKATLRENTGGLSGDKYSTSSLGVQFMVDDNIINSNADLQLSVDPKQFLEGPKGRETAYSGVDMRTISTNDIEKVEIIRGIPSASYGDLTSGLIKIERKIGQSPLQARFKADGYSKQYYVSKGFKITDKWQLSASADYLDSKSDPTNEFENFQRITASIRSKKISNLWGRPLEWRSNIDFSTNIDKMKYDPDNGYPSTDKYESTNTRISLTNNFIYQLDKASFFNKLTLNTAIRQGFEKIDQVKLIQLSGPRSFSLATEQGENVGFYPNLRYVANFSTEGRPLDITALFKANGIRKTGGITHNYEAGLDWRYSKNNGKGLQYDMRTPPSASVNIERPRAYDEIPGSNLLSAFIGDQMNYSLDQHKFTLYAGLRMSKNLGIDESFAISKKVFTEPRLNFQYNLPHLMINNYPLKTDITLGYGLFYKQPTLLMLYPNREYWDYTQLNYYHNDEQYRYVNFMTYVQSRENKAIEAAKSIKKEIRLDLSYRNHELFVTYFKEDMNNGFRNMVHTAAHSYKQYDATQVDLSQWTPNGPDLTNVPYELKTNLGEYLVTENGSETLKQGIEFGYTSPRVKAINTRFTFTGAWFKTQYRNSVPFAFKPSVSIGVGPFPYYGIYKNDDGYNNSNINYNLLIDTYLPSLDLIVSASFQGSLYDHRVNDRRIAEPISYYGADGIIHPFTDADRTDIYKQWLVRNVSVTDNLDRLTTFTLTGNIKITKSIYKALKTSLFVNRLFNYSAPYTFNNVKVYRKGLNTPYFGMELNYNF
- a CDS encoding DUF4876 domain-containing protein, with the protein product MKKRVLLLSLAAMMTATFTVTSCSSDDDFGVTTAQKGALTLSFSGDNISSYKTLDVELKEVNTGAIIKQTIQNKNIHTFEVPYGSYKITVNGVVISSNDEIGVGASAQTDISTIITNLEIPLILKKFHEDFIIEEVFFTGVKTTDGKNYNSSRYFKLTNNTKKVLYADKLILGQSEFLTTDDKNPTPYSKNLSFAVKAVMVLPGTGTQYPVQPGDFIVIADNAINHTANTSTAYDLHNANFEFPSVNPTLGQVDNPSVPNAKIIYTQMNFNMFFLHDRGFESYIIARFPAGEDENTFLTNFKYDYTYQNSAGGVTAKSAYAIPNSWIIDGVNNSISTKFVHVLTSASIDGGWTSVGTIDKDPTRFGKSVRRKVAGQMENGKNLYMDTNNSSNDFTKDSEPSLKNGIVH
- a CDS encoding DUF6850 family outer membrane beta-barrel protein; amino-acid sequence: MRYTKGSFLFLLIGFSLTVKAQDSLSLFKTLNNQYSTERNFKNNFYYNPASMSDYSSVSFSEFSAGYHDNNEKNYRQQLGSGSKGLTVEAKSFQKLKPNRFVWGNASYQNLKINSVKWNETLDYDRIAPYITADSVGGKLNLERYQFAGGYLQKMNRWTLAGQVSYAAQLGYRSRDPRMKSTTSDLKINAGLNYKIFRAYEIGIFGELNKYIQNNSVNFQSLLGRPYVYQMSGFGFSNYLFNGGTSPKNTFEEFTYKGGIQISGNGGQDFYLQASAGTGNNLKSYNDGSNNFFDISDLKNENFEIEGAKFFTIHEKHRLGLLVNYRALRNTGSEYGYSLNTVALTQIFKRESFRRENYETTIKGFYQYTKDNFSVTAVPFFGREEIKERRVFPDAGQKFVYSYFGINADVKQQINERQLITFQPYFSTRSVNKSINALATTPNAGVNAWILQDFNFQASDITIFGASVRYDFKLDKLPAFFVSAQYQSQKIQEKNNNFAGGSIGITF